The following DNA comes from Pseudophryne corroboree isolate aPseCor3 chromosome 8, aPseCor3.hap2, whole genome shotgun sequence.
TTCTCAGTTTGATAATGCTACATCAGCTGTCCAACTCCAAGCCAAATCCATAGTTCTCTCCAGACGTCTTCTACAGTTCAGTCCTCATCCATCAGTATCAATAGTTCTAGCCCAGGAGACCCAGTCAGGGGGTCGCGTCCGGCCTGCCAGGTACAATGAAACtcaaatccccttgcggggttccctggagaaGACCACCGGTGGGGTAAGACTCTCCGCGCACCTGCTCTGGGTCTAGCTAACAACCTGATATCAGTTCTGATAATTCTCACAACTTCTCCTCTGTTCTCAAGTCATCCTCATATCCTATAAGTAGGTATTACAGATGTAGTCACCGTAGCTATATCTTACCGTGATCGCGCCTTGTTAGGCACGACCATGTGCGCGTCCAGGGCATGTACGCATGTTTCATGCGCCCCATTCGCATGTATGGTAGCGGCAAATGCGGCAACGCGGATATGCCTGGCCTACGCCGAGAGTGCTAGTTTAGCACAGATGTGGCCACATCTGTATATCGGGCCACCAAGCTCCCGACACAGCACAACTCCAAGTATCAGTGCTCCTGCCACAGGTTCAGAGATATCCAAATACCAAACTCCGACAATACGTCGTCAGCCAGATTGAACCCCCAAAGAATAGATGTCAAAACTAAATACGTGATAACGCAAACCGTGATTTTCTAACATAAAACACCATCCAATGTAAAACCCATAAACCTAAAGACCTGACGGATGGAGCAGCGGCTGCGAAAATCTGATTCAATATCTATTTTGCCCATCAGGGCTCCATAGCCAAAGGAAAGCTCCATCTCAAAAAGCAGGACTACCCTTCTCAAAGCAGGACGGTTGTGGTGTATGCATAGGATGCCACCCAGTGCCGCACATAAGATGGGCACTGGCCTGTAGGAGCACAGCGGCCTGATTCAGATGAGGCTGGaggtactaatatggtaatgcagcaggaggcgtcacgcctCCGGCttgcattactgatctgagctgCATTCTAGGATGCAGTATTGGTTCTTCTATGACACTAACAGCCGTCTGCATGACCCATGAAGTCACACAAGCCAACCACCACATCTACTACAAAGAGACCAGGAAATATCAGACCTCAGATGGAGATCCTGGGCCCACCCCTCCCCAACAACGGCAGCGATACAAATCCGTATTGGGAAACGgaggctgcacatgcacagtatgggtccAACACTTGTGCAAGGTTCCAAACCACCGTACTCTCCAGGGGTAGATAACACACTGTACGGTGCTGGAGATCTTCATCTTCCTGCCGTACTCAGGAGATCCGCCACAGGACTGGCCTCGGGATGCAGTCTCTCCGGCACACAGGACAGCTGGGGTTTGTGTCCGTCCACTGGTAGATGCAGCTGGTGTGATACTTGTGGCTGCAGGGCAGGACAGTCACCCGTTCTCCATGTCCAAACTCCATCAAGCAGACCACACACGCCTGTGTGGCTTCATCCTCTGTGGTATGGTGAGATGGGAATCCGCTGATCTCTACCTCCATGACGGGAAGATTCTCCTCGTTGATCTCGGTCACTGTGGCTGGAAGATTGTGCTCGCTGATCTCTACCTCCATGGGCGTGAAATCCTGTCCGCCgatcaccatcatcatgggtgggaGATTCCGCATTCTGATCTCCACCAGGAAAGCCGGGAGGTTCTGCGTAGTGAGCTCCACCACCATGGCCGGGAGATCCTGCCCATTCTCTGCTGGTTGATGGAAGGTGAGATGAAGATGACCAGGGAGATGATCTGGGTTTGGTCTCTCTGCGGCGTCGGGAGCAGGAAGGGGAGAACGGCTTCTCTCTCTGTTCTCCCTCTGAGGTCTCTGATCCTGACGAGCTCTTCTCTCTCCTCTCCGCTCGGACCGCAGCCTCTCCTCAAACACGGTCTCCAAAGCATCATCTGAAAAGATATAACATATATTACCCGTAATAAGTAACTATAGATAACATCAACAAATCAATTGTCAATCAATAAGTTGTGTTACAGCAATAACATTTTATATAACATTGATAGTAGTGTTACAGTGTAAGTGGCTCTGTCAGAATAACAGGGTTGTTTCATTTATTGCACTTATTTATTTAAGGgattttattttattgatttttgAAGAAAAACCAGCACTAGGTACACAGGCCCTACCTGGGGGAACCCTGGCTTACATCATACAGTGACTTGGGGAACATGTATTGTGTGACTCCGGAGACACCATGTTATTTTGTGGTGACCTGGCTTTTGCCATCTCCATTCAGCTGCTGGGCCCAGATCTCAGCTGTCAGGGCCGTGTCCATAACTGGTTACCTGCCCCCTGACCTCAGCTGTCAGCTTCCTATTTCTCCATCTACAGTTCCCCAACACTACGCCCATAACTCGCTAGTCTGCGCCCATGCCTGCTGTGTTCCCTGCACCCATGCACTCTCAGGCCTACATAAGCAGAATCACCTCACACCCACAATTCATCCCCGCATGTCCGCTATCTAACACTGCACCTTCTCATGGCTGCTGGTGACTGTCAGGGTTAGGACCTAGGGTGTGGGGTTACCTAGCCACCCCACCGAGTCTTATCCCTAGCCGCAACACCCACTATCATAGTGGGTAAGGGGAGCGGTAAAATAATTATCCCATCACCTGTTGGCATTCTCAATGTCGTGATgtcggtgttggtcatgtgaccgccggcatcccgctgGCCGATATATTGTACCACACCATCTCCCCTTCCCTTCCTCCTCTTTCCTGGTGCAGTTTGGAGCACAACATCTGGTAGTAACTAACTCACACCCTTCCATGTAGGGCTGCCATGAGACATTGTGGGGaacggttctgacaaaacaaacagGCAGGTCCCTCCGCCCCGCGCTACCTTATCTTTACacaaaaagatttcagtcacacatTATGAAGCCTTTATCTGCTCCTATATGGATGAAAATAATGACACAAAGACCAACAACTCAGCTTATACCAGTGATCTGACCGCTTGTAACAGCTCCATTCCCACCATAGATGACTGACTGACATAAGGAGGCTTCCTCTACTGTAGGTGACCCATATATGaagggaactacaaatcccagcagcaCCTGTACCTTTAGCTTGGACACTAACTTTAATGAAAACGCATATAAAAGCAACACTATAGCTGGCCTTAGTGCTGAggaatatatatgtgtgatatataggTAGTAACGCGATCCTTAGTTTCCACTGTATTATGTGATTGGCAGAGATGAGAGGAGCAGTCTCTGTATTCCACTATAGTACATGTAGTTCATCAGGAGACTTTAGTTCTTTACGGGAATAGAGAAAGACATCTTCCTGGGCACCAGCTGTAATATAGAACTATAAGTGCAGTAATATATGGGTATGAAGGACGGCTTGCTGTATAAGAACAATTCTTATCTATACTCATAAAGAGCTAGAGGTTCCTGATGAACAATACGTActgtatatttattacacatatatattcCCCAGCACAAAGGACAGCTATATATCTGCTTTATATTAGATGTGGGGGCTTTTTCGTTCTCCTATAACAGCGGATCTAGCAGCAGGAGGAAGAGTTTGTATAAGCGCAGGGTGTCGTCTCATTTACATAATAATGCAAACACCGTGTACACCTGATTTCAAGCAGGGTGATCAGCACTATATGGCCTATGTCAGCCAGCGATTCACGCCAAGCTGCTCGGATGTGATTGGATCTGGCCGCTAGTTTGTGTTGCCTGACGTGTGGGAATATTCATAACCACAGTGTATACCTGACATGTATAGAAGACAGATTTGGGTATTTGTAATGTAATTCTCAGAGACAGAGGTGAAAACAATCCTTTAGTAACTGGCAATACAGACGCCTCAGATGCAGCATTGTTGTGTTGTCTTCTTATTACTCAGGGGTCACTTACCTGCTACAGATGCTATTCAGGCCTTCTGCAAGTGTCAGAACGTGacccctgtacagcactagaacgtggcccctgtacagcactagaacGTGGCCCCTGTAGAGCACTAGAAAGTGGCCCCTGTATAGCACTAGCatgtggcccctgtacagcactagaacgtggcccctgtacagcactaggacgtggcccctgtacagcactagaatatgttcccctgtacagcactagaacgtggcccctgtacagcactagaacGTGGCCCCTGTATAGCACTAGCatgtggcccctgtacagcactaggacgtggcccctgtacagcactagaacgtggcccctgtacagcactagaatgtggcccctgtacagcactagaacgtggcccctgtacagcactaggacgtggcccctgtacagcactagaacgtggccccctgtacagcactaggacgtggcccctgtacagcactaggacGTGGCCCCTGTACAACACTGCTGTGGTATTGCTCATGGAGAAACTTCATATCACCCTGGTGGATCACGCGGCTCTGGCAAGCTGACAAATACATATAAGCATCTTACCCAGAGATGACACCTTTGCTGAacacatataggggggaattcatgtTTGCACACATGCGCCGATATTCACGAAACattgcagactgcgcatgtgcagcgatcACACTGCGCACTCACCAAAGGACCTTTGTAATCGCGCTCACAGTGAGGACATAAttgtgattaacaggaagggaccgtttgggggTAACGGGGACTGACGACAAAATGCAGGAGAACCATGGCTGTTTTTGCGgcatgtatctgcagtcagctgcaCGCAGAGAAACATGGTGCAAGCGTCGGTGTTATGgcggccagtctgcgtagccatagggctCCCCTTACAGTCAGTGTTCCGCGTTCTTGCGTATAGGCTATGAATGTGTACGCAGTGTGAATAGTGTGAGATTGCGTCTTTATGCGTCTCTTGTTATTTCAGGGTGGCAGCGTCACTTGGTAACATAAGCAGCTCCGTAGCCTAAAGCATGTGCGCACAAacatgaatcacccccatagtgctgGAACTCTCAGGACATCTTCTTATTACAATTGCGTAACACCTGAAGACAAGTATCATAGCGGGAAACTGACCCTAgagatcactgtgacatcactataaCACAGATGTGTAACCTGCAGACTACAATCCCGAGGACACAGTGTGACAATGACATGTACAGTAGCTCCTCTCAGAACACACATTGTGGGAAATGGTAAAAGCAGCGCATTGCAAAGTCCCAACACACAATCATATTGTGCATTATTGTAACGTGTCCTCAGAGTAAGAGATGGAGCAATATGACATGTCTGGGCGTCATTTACACACTGGACCCATGCTTAGGGCAGAACAGTAAAGGGTGACAAAGCCTACACACTGGGCGGTATCTTgacagatatgaacgatatcgttcataaatgaatgataaatagttcatatctttcagtgtggatgcatcaatGATGAATGATGTGCGTGCCCGCAATCGTTTatcgatcattgggggtcattccgagttgttcgctcgttaccgattttcgcaacggagcgattaaggcgaaaatgcgcatgcgcatggtacgcagtgcgcatgcgctaagtattttaccacaaaacttagtagatttactcacgtccgaacgaagaattttcatcgttgaagtgatcggagtgtgattgacaggaagtgggtgtttctgggtggaaactggccgttttctgggagtgtgcggaaaaacgcaggcgtgccaggataaaacgcgggagtgtctggagaaacgggggagtggctgtccgaacgcagggcgtgtttgtgacgtcaaaccaggaacgaaatgggctgagctgatcgcagtgtaggagtaagtctcgagctactcagaaactgctaagaattttctattcgcaattctgctatgcgaagatacactcccagagggcggcggcctagcgtgttcaatgctgctaaagtctgctagcgagcgaacaactcagaatgacccccattgttgctacATGCCAGTCAACTTGGACGATATAGATTTATGTACTTTCATATCATCCAAACTGACTattgatatcgtccagtgtgtaggtaaAATCGACCATCGATGATATCGTTGGTCgaaaacatcgcccagtgtgtaggcccctttagagtAAGATGGGTGTATGTAGCTTCATATACATGTAGAGTAAACCATTAATAACTAACACCGCAAGTAATACACATTGGTAATGCTGTACATATAAGATTGTCACACTACAACACAATGACAGATAATAGAGACTGTAAATCATTTTATTTGTCAGAGTAAAGTAGATCTGAAGATTCCCCAATCTGCCCCCATACAGTACAGATATATGTCAGTGATCTGCAGATCATTCTTAGTAAATACAGATCTGCTGACTCTGGACAGGCTCATCATTATACTAGAAGCggcctgcaaatctgctgattgttcccATAAACCCCACATGTGATCCCCACACATTGTAGATTTAGGTTACACACTCATCTGCAAAATGGCAAATTGTCCCAAttcattgctgatgtatgggggccacaTCTCCAAATGCCACCCGCGTGCCACACAGGGTAAGGTgacatgggggagatttatcagtgcttggagagagataaagtaccagccaatcagctgcgaaCTGCCAagtgacaggctgtgtttgaagttaggagctggttggctggtacattttcttcgtcaattttatctctctccaagtcttagtacatagacctattTAGGGCACATCTATGATGAGTTTTAGCTAATTAAACCCATTGCATATgataatggtgctccagccaatcagctcccaactgtcatttttcaaacacatgacaggagctgattggctggagcacccttTATCATAtacaatgagttttaaatagctaaaacttgttgataaatgggcccctttatctctctccaagtcttagtacatagaccttttatatctctccccaagctttcaTGAACCTCCCCCAGAGTATAAGGCAGGACATATAGGTGATGTGCAGCTCACTCCAACTGCCACCCACATGCCGCACAGGGTGAGAGGACATAGGGGAGATTTATCACAGCGTGTAGAAaggtaaagtggggagagataaagtaccagccagtcagctcctgtcatttttaatgacagttagaagctgatcgtttggtacttcatctctctccaagctctgataaatctcccccttacagTAGATTGTAATCACTGCCCCAAATATCTCACTCACCAGGATCTCCATGACGGCTCCTCCACCGCCTCTGGTCCTCGAGGAGCCGCCTCAGTTTTCTCCGGCTCATCTCCGAtgtcaaataaaaacacaaaattaataaataaaagtcCAGAAAAACACAGATTTTATGGTGCTCTGAACAGTAGGATACCGCAGGTAATACGCTGGAAGTAATACACTAGTTGCCGAAACAGACTAGCTCGCCCTTCCAGAGGCCAGACTCTAGCATCAGCCACAAAAGCTTCAACTGAAGAAATGCCACTGATGCTACTGTGCGCTGGGCAGTTATACCATGGCAAGATGGCCGACCTGCATTCAGGCGGCCATATTTCTTTCTGGCATGGTCAGCTACTGAGTATCTGTATTCCCATGAATTGTGCCGACTATTGCTGCTGACTAGTTTACACAGTATTACTACTAATATTACAATAAATCCCGCCCACTACCCCATAAGCACCTCCCCCTGCGAGGCCGCAGATTGGGGCTGTTTGTGGGCAATAGTGACAGTTGGCTGGTATGTCTCATGGTAAAGTCTCATCTCTGTCCCATTGCTATCACACCTCTATCCCAAATCATCTCTCATCAGTCTGCAACATACTAATCCATAGGCTCCAATTATTACTGTAGTCATTTGCATATTATTTCTTTTATCTGAAAGTTACACCTTAAGGCAATTGATGTTATAATGTGCACTAATGAGGAAAATCCGGTCGTGTGTCAGATTAATGGCAAGATGAAAATTTATATTATGTCGAAAAAATTGTGGGAACAATGAGATTGTGTAACAGAGAGGTTTTGGCATTTTCATGTATTTCTATTTAAAAGAAAAACATCAAAATATGTTCTGTGATAAGTTGTTGGTTTTTGTCTTTGGTGTttggtgggagagacgtcatggagtctgcaggtgtttgtgctgctGAGTTTTGCACATCTGCTTTTTTGCACCTGTTTTGCTTGTTGAGAATGCACTTTACTGACATGTGACTGAAGAACCATTGGTGGTGGATTGTCTGGCCCGTGGACGCATCCAGgaagataggtttaggctgcggggtggggggtttaggtttaggctgcggggtgggggggtttaggtttagactgtggggggggttaggtttaggcacccccggagagggttagggttaggctgtgggagagaagGTCgggtttaggctacgggagggggggTGTTAGTTTTAGGCTATTataaggagggttaggggggcatggGGGATAGgtcagtatacttaccttcccctgttgggattctgcacATCTGGATGCCGTGGTCGATATTCTGACCGGTGACATTTCAATCCCAGCCCCATGAATGTATATGTCCTACAATGGGGCTATTCTAAAGTGAAGTATTAAGAGATAGTATGGGTGAGACATAAAGTGTGGAAAAGGAAAGAAATTCTATAAATAAAGATTAAGTATAAATACTGCGCTGGCTCTTTTCACCATTTTCtacattttatttctcttacgtcctagagcaggcatgtccaaactgcggccctccagctgttgtgaaactacacattccagcatggcctgacacagctttagcattctctgacagcaaaactgtgacagggcatgctgggataggtagtttcacaacagctggagggccgcagtttggacatgcctgtcctagaggatgctggggactccgtaaggaccatggggtatagacgggctccgcaggagacatgggcactctaaaagactttagaataggtgtgcactggctcctccctctatgcccctcctccagacctcagttagatcctgtgcccagaggcgactggatgcactgcaggggagctctactgagtttctctgaaaaagacttttgttaggtttttattttcagggagcaacaggctccctgcattgtgggactgaggggagagaagcagacctacttaaatgataggctctgctttttagactactggacaccattagctccagagggtcgggacgcaggtctcaccctcgccgttcgtcccggagccgcgccgccgtcctcctcacagagccggaagatagaagccgggtgagtatgaagaagaaaagaagacttcaaaggtggcagaagacacagatcttcactgaggtaatgcgcagcggtaacgctgcgcgccattgctcccacatatacacacacagcgggaactgtaagggtgcagggcacagggggggcaccctgggcagcaatattgacctcaagggacactggctaatagatagatactgcggaggcagtatagtgaaaatcccccgccagtttaaataatttgagcgggaccgaagcccgccggtgagggggcggagcttgatcctccagcactaaccagcaccattttctccacagcacgctgcagagaagctggctccccggactctcccctgctgaacacggttacagagggcagaaaaagaggggggggggggcacatttaattggcgcagtgagtgtatatatatttctctatcgtcctagtggatgctggggttcctgaaaggaccatggggaatagcggctccgcaggagacagggcacaaaagtaaagctttccgatcaggtggtgtgcactggctcctccccctatgaccctcctccagactccagttagatttttgtgcccggccgagaagggtgcaatctaggtggctctcctaaagagctgcttagagaaagtttagcttaggttttttattttacagtgagtcctgctggcaacaggatcactgcaacgagggacagaggggagaagaagtgaactcacctgcgtgcaggatggattggcttcttggctactggacatcagctccagagggacgatcacaggtacagcctggatggtcaccggagccgcgccgccggcccccttgcagatgctgaagtaagaagaggtccagaatcggcggctgaagacccttgcagtcttctaaaggtagcgcacagcactgcagctgtgcgccattttcctctcagcacacttcacacgcagtcactgagggtgcagggcgctgggggggggcgccctgggaggcaaatgtaaacctatatactggctaaaaatacctcacatatagcccccagaggctatatggagatatttaacccctgccaaacttcactaaagagcgggagacgagcccgccggaaaaggggcggggcctatctcctcagcacacagcgccattttctctcacagaaaggctggagagaaggctcccaggctctcccctgcactgcactacagaaacagggtttaaacagagagggggggcactaattggcgatataaatatatatataaagatgctattagggagaaacacttatataaggttgtccctatgtaattatagcgtttttttggtgtgtgctggcaaactctccctctgtctctccaaagggctagtgggtcctgtcctctgtcagagcattccaggtgtgtgtgctgtgtgtcggtacgtgtgtgtcgacatgtatgaggacgatgttggaggaggcggagaaattgcctgtaagggtgatgtcactctctagggagtcgacaccggaatggatggcttatttagggaattacgtgagaatgtcaacacgctgcaaggtcggttgacgacatgagacggccgacaaacaattagtaccggtccaggcgtctcagaaacaccgtcaggggtttttaaaaaaaaacaaaaaaaaaacgcccatttacctcagtcggtagacacagacacggacactgaatccagtgtcgacggtgaataaacaaacgtattcctcattagggccacacgttaagggcaatgaaggaggtgttacatatttctgatactacaagtaccacaaaagatgggtattatgtggaagtgaaaaaactacctgtagtttttcctgaatcagataaaataaaatgaagtgtgtgatgatgcgtgggtttaccccgatagcaaatattggcgttataccctttcccgccagaagttgggaaacaccccttagggtggataaggcgctcacacgcttatcaagtggcgttaccgtctccagatacggccgccctcaaggagccagctgataggcagctggaaaaatatcctaaaaagtatatacacacatacggtggttatactgcgaccagcgatcgccatcagcctggagatgcagtgctgggttggcttggtcgaattccctgactaaaaatattttattgatatagagcatttaataggatgcattctatatatatactgtatgcgagatgcacagagggatatttgcactctggcatcaagataagtgtgttgtccatatctcccagaagatgtcatggacacgacagtggtcaggtgatacagatcccatacggcacatggaagtattgccgtataaagggaaggagttatttggggtcggtccatcggacctgggggccacggctacagctgggaaatccaacctttttaccccaagttacatctcagcagaaaaagacactgtcttttcagcctcaatccttccgttcccatgtgggcaagcgggcaaaaggccagtcatatctgcccagacatagaggaaagggaagtagactgcagcaggcagccccttcccaggaaaagaagccctccaccagtgggggggtagtctcaagagtctcagcgcgcagtgggatcactcgcaagttgacccctagatcgtacaagtattatcccaggggtacagattggagagtcgagacattttttcctcgcaggttcctgaagcctgctttaccaagggctccctccgacagggaggcagtattggaaaaaaaaaattcacaagctgtatttccagcaggtgataatcaaagtacccctcctacaacaaggaaaagggtattagtcttccacactatattgtggtactgaagccagaaggcttggtgagacatagtctaaatctgaaatctttgaacacttacataaaaaggttcaaatcaagatggagtcactcaaagcagtgatagagaaccggaaaaaaggggactatatggtgtccctggacatcaaggattacctccatgtccaaatttgcccttctcaacaagggtacctctggttcgtgatacagaactgtcaatatcagtttcagacgctgccgttgaattatccacggcaccccgggcctttaccaaggtaatggccgaaaagatgattcttaaaagaagaaaggcatcttaattatcccttacttggacgatatcctgaaaggggcaagtttccagagaacagttggaggtcggaaaagaactatctaaagtagttctacgacagcacgagtggattctaaatattccaaaaatcgcagctgttttccgatgatacgtctgctgttcctaggaatgattctgggcatagtccagaaagaggtatttctcctggaggggaaagccagggagttatccgacctagtcagaaacctcctaaaaccaggccaagtatcagtgcatcaatgcacaggagtcctgggaaaaatggtagcttcttacgaagcgattccattcggcagatctcacgcaaaaacttttcagggggatttgctggacgaatggtccggatcgcatcttcagatgcatcagcggataaccctgtctccaaggacaagggtgtctcttctgtgggggctgcagagtgctcatcttctagaggacagcacattcagcattcaggactgtgttctggtgaccacggatgccagcctgagaggctggggaacagtcacacagggaagaaatttccaaggaagtgtggtcaagtctggagatttctctccacatgaatatactggagctaagggcaatatacgatgctctgagcctaggaagaactctgcttcaaagtcaaccggtgctgatccagtaggacatcatcatggcagtcgcccacgtaaacagacggggcggcacaagaagcaggagggcaatgacagcaaggattcttcgctgggcgaaagatcatgtgataacactgtcagcagtgttcattccgggagtggacaactaggaagatttcctcagcatgaatgaattccacccggaaaagtgggaacttcatctggaagtttccacatgtttgtaaaccgttgggaaagaccaaaggtggttatgatggcgtctcacatgaagcgccaggtctagagaccctcaggcaatagctgggacgctctggtaacaccgtgggtgtaccagtcggtgtatgtgttccctcctctgcctttcatacccagtgtatggagaatgataggaaggagaggagtaagaactatactcgtggctccggtttggccaagaagaacttggtacccggaact
Coding sequences within:
- the LOC134948327 gene encoding RING finger protein 44-like, producing the protein MSRRKLRRLLEDQRRWRSRHGDPDDALETVFEERLRSERRGERRARQDQRPQRENRERSRSPLPAPDAAERPNPDHLPGHLHLTFHQPAENGQDLPAMVVELTTQNLPAFLVEIRMRNLPPMMMVIGGQDFTPMEVEISEHNLPATVTEINEENLPVMEVEISGFPSHHTTEDEATQACVVCLMEFGHGERVTVLPCSHKYHTSCIYQWTDTNPSCPVCRRDCIPRPVLWRIS